The following proteins come from a genomic window of Mariniflexile sp. TRM1-10:
- a CDS encoding hybrid sensor histidine kinase/response regulator transcription factor, with product MMKLTRIVLFILFSIVLFSCEPANKKKFKIGVSQPTMNDNWRRTMYNEMQRQLLFHEDIELVLKHANHVVGIQVRQIQELVNEDIDLLIVSPSESQPLKPIIESVYAKGIPVVLLDRRIESDQYTAYIGADNQSIGQEVARYTYGLLNSSGRVLELYETPRVTAFSERHTGFQSQIRNYADIKVDTCRAILHHGTADYIDLIRKNHYDVIFSHTDVGAYLAHQIADSLELAAGIDFIGIDGLPGPNEGLDYVDRGILKASFLYPTGGDVAIDVAASILHNEPFQRETRLQSMVIDANNVKLTQLQVNKLAEQHNDILSLGEKLNGIRNVYRTERMLNYLFAAVTFIAIVLGAYAFKSLVDKRRTNKELAAINEKVVAYSNQAEEANQQKLTFFTNISHEFRTPLTLILSPIEELLERRDLGHVRKEHNLIKSNTLRLLRLVNQIMDFRKIDVGKMQIRVTESDLVAFVEEVVDAFQRPAQKQRIQLMFSHEKDVIPLWYDRNMLDKVLFNLLSNAMKFTPKGGHINVKMEHNHLEGHVLIVVEDSGVGMSEVDLENVFSRFYQGEQNRTLGTGIGLALSKEIIQLHQGDISVQSVKGRGTRFEIKLKTGNAHFDESQLIKSMDDQVFEDSSMMEFDMAEISETDENPNVQLKEHTLLIIEDNPELRKYLVQRLRQKYNIVEAERVKEGILKAQEEIPDLIICDLMLKKESGHDVIRTLKSDVRFSHIPIIVLTAMADINERIAGIKLGADDYITKPFNYNLLAERINTLLISHQKLREHYTIELPSKPRQVPLSSLEKKFINQFVAIVEENISNSDFGVNDIYQKLGLSRIQLYRKVKAVLGYSVNDYINSVRLKKAKHLLTSSDHTVSEIAHLVGYSSAPYFSTAFKNQFGITPTEFKLNPKDSAS from the coding sequence ATGATGAAGTTAACAAGAATAGTGCTTTTTATTCTATTTTCCATTGTATTATTCTCTTGTGAGCCTGCCAATAAGAAGAAATTTAAAATTGGGGTTTCACAACCAACAATGAATGATAACTGGAGACGAACCATGTACAATGAAATGCAGCGTCAATTGTTATTCCATGAGGATATTGAATTGGTGTTGAAGCATGCCAATCACGTAGTAGGTATACAAGTGCGTCAGATTCAGGAATTAGTCAATGAAGATATCGATTTGTTAATTGTCTCTCCCTCAGAATCACAACCATTAAAACCGATCATTGAATCTGTATATGCAAAAGGCATTCCAGTTGTTTTACTGGACAGAAGAATAGAATCGGATCAATATACAGCCTATATTGGAGCAGACAACCAATCCATTGGTCAAGAAGTGGCCAGATATACATATGGGCTTTTAAATAGCAGTGGAAGAGTACTTGAATTATACGAAACGCCTCGGGTAACCGCTTTTTCAGAAAGACATACAGGCTTTCAGTCACAGATAAGGAACTATGCTGATATTAAAGTGGATACATGCCGTGCGATATTGCATCATGGGACAGCCGACTATATAGATCTTATTCGGAAAAATCATTATGACGTTATATTTTCACATACCGATGTAGGAGCATACCTTGCCCACCAGATTGCCGATTCCCTAGAGCTTGCAGCTGGGATTGATTTTATAGGGATCGATGGGTTGCCCGGGCCAAATGAAGGACTGGATTATGTGGATCGTGGGATATTGAAAGCGTCCTTTTTGTATCCGACCGGAGGTGATGTCGCTATCGATGTGGCAGCTTCCATATTGCATAATGAGCCCTTTCAAAGAGAAACCAGACTCCAGTCAATGGTGATTGATGCCAATAATGTGAAGCTCACGCAACTACAGGTAAATAAATTGGCGGAGCAGCACAACGATATTCTAAGCCTAGGGGAAAAGCTGAACGGGATAAGAAATGTGTACAGGACAGAGCGGATGCTTAATTATTTGTTTGCAGCGGTGACGTTCATAGCTATTGTCTTAGGAGCATATGCCTTCAAGTCATTGGTGGATAAAAGAAGAACGAACAAGGAACTGGCAGCTATCAACGAAAAGGTGGTAGCTTATTCCAATCAGGCAGAAGAAGCAAACCAACAAAAACTGACCTTTTTTACCAATATTTCACATGAATTCAGAACCCCACTAACGTTGATACTTTCCCCAATAGAAGAACTACTGGAACGAAGGGATCTTGGTCATGTGCGAAAAGAGCATAACCTTATAAAATCCAATACCTTGAGGTTGCTTAGGTTGGTGAACCAGATTATGGACTTCAGAAAGATAGACGTTGGAAAAATGCAAATACGCGTGACCGAATCTGATTTGGTGGCTTTTGTCGAAGAAGTGGTGGACGCTTTCCAAAGACCAGCCCAAAAGCAAAGGATACAGTTGATGTTTAGCCATGAAAAGGATGTCATCCCGTTGTGGTACGATCGCAATATGTTGGATAAGGTTCTCTTCAATCTTTTGTCAAATGCAATGAAGTTTACCCCAAAAGGAGGGCATATCAATGTGAAAATGGAGCATAACCACTTAGAGGGACATGTGCTGATTGTGGTTGAAGATTCAGGTGTGGGAATGTCCGAGGTAGATCTGGAAAATGTCTTTAGTAGGTTTTATCAAGGTGAACAAAACCGGACGCTTGGGACAGGAATTGGTCTAGCGCTTTCCAAAGAGATTATTCAATTGCATCAAGGGGATATATCGGTACAAAGTGTAAAAGGAAGAGGTACACGTTTTGAAATTAAGTTAAAAACCGGAAATGCTCATTTTGATGAATCCCAACTTATTAAATCCATGGACGATCAAGTGTTCGAAGATTCATCCATGATGGAATTTGACATGGCGGAAATATCGGAAACTGATGAGAATCCGAATGTTCAACTCAAAGAACACACGCTACTGATTATTGAGGACAATCCCGAACTTAGAAAATATCTGGTGCAGCGACTGAGGCAAAAGTATAATATTGTGGAAGCCGAAAGAGTGAAAGAAGGCATACTTAAAGCGCAAGAAGAGATACCAGATTTGATTATTTGTGATCTCATGCTTAAAAAAGAAAGTGGCCATGATGTGATTAGAACACTGAAATCTGACGTTCGATTCTCCCACATTCCCATTATTGTGCTGACAGCAATGGCGGACATTAACGAGCGCATTGCAGGAATAAAGCTGGGAGCAGATGATTATATTACAAAACCATTTAACTACAACCTACTGGCAGAAAGAATTAATACCTTGCTGATCAGCCATCAAAAGTTACGCGAACACTATACCATCGAGCTTCCATCAAAGCCACGACAAGTTCCTTTATCGAGTCTGGAAAAGAAATTCATTAACCAGTTTGTTGCCATAGTGGAGGAGAATATTTCCAACTCGGATTTTGGTGTGAATGATATTTACCAGAAGTTAGGTCTATCAAGGATACAGCTTTACAGAAAAGTAAAAGCGGTGCTTGGGTACAGTGTTAATGATTATATCAACAGTGTCCGTCTAAAAAAAGCCAAGCATTTGCTTACTTCGTCGGACCACACTGTTTCTGAAATTGCTCATTTGGTAGGATATTCTTCTGCGCCCTATTTTTCTACAGCCTTTAAGAATCAATTTGGCATAACGCCAACAGAGTTCAAACTGAACCCGAAAGATTCGGCTTCCTAA
- a CDS encoding RagB/SusD family nutrient uptake outer membrane protein: MKQLNLILAAILTVFFMVSCSDDFLNQPPLDRITEEGVWNDKNLMDAYLFKIYDKMPWDYLDDFWGVGGSQRDALSDLARGTYSWTSLNNTFRPGNWGTSNNTWPIDWWGYDVLWKINYSIENIEQAPTSVLTPEERNNRLGELYFLRAYSYFELVKRYGGVPIILEAQNPETTPEDEYFPERNTEKEVYEQVLADTQLAFDLLPDRWTSQRGRAPKWAAKALESRAALYAASIAKYGMVQLDGLVGIPTTDADAYYQISLAASQKIINEAGYQLFNKYPNASDNYAHLFLDETDDETIFMKIWIPFEKGHSYDLHNVPYSYRVDWGGSMSPTKQLLDSYEMLDTGLLPTESGSGYDENNPFENRDPRLKGTLLTNNDIFQGFPVELWYGTETNGIIDTNRGTGVGKDGLGIHPDATKTGFYVRKHLQDGGAPLFIKEFYSGTDCIIFRLGEIYLNAAEAAIELNMESAARDYIEPIRTRAGLQQNLRLEPYSGLDLRDRIRNERKLEMAFEDQRYWDVKRWRIATEALSIQVEGLKILRHIDGFGNETFSYETFDAEAAKMNFYERHYYLPIGQDRINNNNKLKENPLY, encoded by the coding sequence ATGAAACAATTAAATTTAATATTAGCAGCAATACTAACGGTCTTTTTTATGGTATCGTGCAGTGATGATTTCTTGAATCAACCTCCATTGGACAGAATAACCGAGGAGGGTGTATGGAATGATAAAAACTTAATGGATGCCTATCTATTTAAAATTTATGATAAAATGCCATGGGATTATCTAGATGACTTTTGGGGTGTTGGCGGCTCTCAACGGGATGCACTGTCAGATTTAGCCAGAGGTACTTATTCTTGGACAAGTCTTAATAACACTTTTAGACCTGGAAACTGGGGAACATCAAATAATACCTGGCCCATAGATTGGTGGGGGTATGATGTTTTGTGGAAAATCAATTATTCCATAGAAAATATAGAACAAGCACCAACCAGTGTTTTAACACCAGAAGAACGTAATAACCGTTTAGGAGAATTATATTTTTTAAGGGCATACAGTTATTTTGAATTGGTAAAGCGTTATGGAGGCGTACCAATAATACTTGAAGCACAAAACCCGGAAACAACTCCGGAAGATGAGTATTTTCCAGAAAGAAATACTGAAAAAGAGGTGTATGAACAAGTACTGGCAGATACGCAATTAGCTTTCGATTTATTACCAGATCGCTGGACCTCGCAAAGAGGAAGAGCTCCAAAATGGGCAGCAAAAGCCTTAGAATCCAGAGCAGCTCTATATGCAGCCAGTATCGCAAAATATGGTATGGTACAATTAGACGGACTAGTGGGTATTCCTACTACAGATGCCGATGCCTATTACCAAATATCATTGGCCGCTTCTCAAAAGATAATCAATGAAGCTGGATATCAACTATTCAATAAATATCCAAACGCCAGTGACAATTATGCCCATTTATTTCTTGACGAAACGGATGACGAGACCATTTTCATGAAAATATGGATTCCATTTGAAAAAGGCCATTCTTACGACTTGCATAATGTGCCTTATAGTTACAGGGTAGATTGGGGTGGAAGTATGTCACCTACAAAACAACTGCTGGATAGTTATGAAATGTTGGATACTGGGTTGTTGCCAACTGAATCAGGGTCAGGCTATGATGAAAATAATCCTTTTGAAAATCGTGACCCACGTTTAAAAGGGACTTTACTGACCAATAATGATATTTTTCAAGGCTTCCCTGTAGAATTATGGTATGGTACAGAAACTAATGGCATTATAGATACCAATCGTGGTACAGGTGTAGGGAAAGATGGTTTGGGGATACATCCCGATGCAACAAAGACAGGTTTTTATGTTAGAAAACACTTACAGGATGGGGGAGCTCCATTATTTATTAAAGAATTTTATTCCGGTACAGATTGTATCATCTTCAGGCTTGGGGAAATATATCTAAATGCGGCAGAGGCAGCTATTGAACTAAATATGGAAAGCGCTGCCAGAGATTATATAGAACCCATCAGAACCCGTGCCGGTTTGCAACAAAACCTTCGTTTGGAACCTTACTCAGGATTGGATTTAAGAGATCGCATACGTAATGAAAGAAAGCTTGAAATGGCATTTGAAGACCAACGTTATTGGGATGTGAAAAGATGGCGTATTGCCACTGAAGCTTTAAGTATTCAAGTGGAAGGTTTGAAAATACTTAGACATATTGACGGATTTGGAAACGAGACATTTAGCTATGAAACATTTGATGCCGAAGCAGCAAAAATGAATTTTTATGAGCGTCATTATTACTTGCCAATAGGTCAGGATAGAATTAATAATAATAACAAACTTAAGGAGAATCCTCTTTATTGA
- a CDS encoding SusC/RagA family TonB-linked outer membrane protein, giving the protein MKNKILLKTLWGILALLFSANGLLAQEIPIQGKITSSDDNMPLPGVTVIVKGTMNGTTSDFDGNYNINVSSPNSILVFSSVGFVSKEIKVDGQKSINVSLQTDIAALDEVVVVGYGSTSKTKLISAVSTIDEETLKKQPVPNVSNALEGLASGLFVQQGSGEPGFSNSSFEVRNFGSALVIVDGAPGDLNQLDPNEIESISVLKDAAAAAVYGVQGGNGVVLITTRKGKIGKPKLSYSNQFTYTSLTSYPEFLSSADRAEILNEGLRNAGQGQFYTDEEVDLFRSGADPINYPNTDWRDLVLKDWGFQQQHNLNLSGGTEKVKYFVSTGYIDQGSNYTEDVLSFQRYNLRTNVNADVTDNLNLTVNMGARRQINEAPGYSAFDVFRELSRSLPSDLAYYPDGTPARPSTTPFHVVEGLRDFNAGYYRARNNNFDAKISLEWDVKQLKGLKLKSYASLVYNNHFNKSWGKSFDLYTLNRQTGNYDVFRSTPPGSPSETILTQSTNYSNHYVLQESVNYERTFGDHNVSGLLLAEIQKIQGQDFNASRQDFQSTFIDQLFAGSIKNQRANGGEWRENRLGFVGRFSYDYKSKYFLESTYRYDGSSRFAPGNEYGLFPSMSLGWRLSEESFFEPLKNTISNLKLRASIGTAGNDGTSAYQWLSGFNYNLFFAINDTAIPTIDNTALPNRDITWETSTTYDVGLDLDLFDNDLKFSFDYFFRKKEDVIAGANASVPSTLGVGLAAQNFHEYSNEGFEFSIDYNKQLNDNLKISALLNFSKSREKAVFIDETLHEDPFMRANLTQTGGYTGLRRGYISDGLFQSQEEIDQWAVQDNNGNTSLQPGDVKYVDLNGDNIIDVKDQKVFGQGSKPAMNYSLNLGAEYKNFALSVLLTGAAGYDIYLDGEAQSPLRNGFNGYDYQSDYWTPTNTDAAFPRITDGGFNDNNYRHSDFWLRNGKHIRFKNINLSYTLPKRKENATFDEIKLFCTGHNLFVIKDFDEDFDPQMGPGNGFYYPQTKSITFGINVSL; this is encoded by the coding sequence ATGAAAAATAAAATACTATTAAAAACATTATGGGGTATTCTTGCCTTGTTATTTTCTGCCAATGGCTTGTTGGCACAGGAAATACCGATACAGGGAAAAATAACCTCCTCTGATGACAATATGCCATTACCTGGCGTTACGGTAATTGTTAAAGGTACAATGAACGGAACCACATCCGATTTTGATGGTAATTATAACATCAATGTGTCCTCCCCAAATTCCATATTGGTTTTTAGTTCCGTAGGCTTTGTTTCCAAAGAAATTAAGGTAGATGGGCAAAAATCCATCAATGTTTCTTTACAAACCGATATAGCCGCCTTGGACGAAGTTGTAGTGGTTGGTTACGGCAGTACATCTAAGACCAAGCTTATTTCAGCAGTTTCAACGATTGACGAGGAAACTTTAAAAAAACAACCTGTGCCTAATGTGAGTAATGCTCTTGAAGGGTTGGCTTCAGGACTTTTTGTCCAACAAGGTTCGGGCGAACCTGGATTTAGTAATTCCAGTTTTGAAGTTAGAAACTTTGGAAGCGCATTGGTTATAGTAGATGGTGCCCCCGGAGATTTAAACCAACTGGATCCCAACGAAATTGAAAGTATTTCAGTACTGAAGGATGCCGCTGCTGCCGCAGTTTATGGGGTTCAAGGTGGTAATGGGGTCGTTTTGATTACCACAAGAAAAGGAAAAATTGGCAAACCCAAATTGTCGTATAGCAATCAATTTACATATACATCCCTTACATCTTATCCAGAATTTTTAAGCTCGGCAGATCGTGCAGAAATATTAAATGAAGGTTTAAGAAACGCAGGGCAAGGTCAGTTCTATACAGACGAAGAGGTTGATTTATTCCGCTCTGGCGCAGACCCAATAAATTATCCCAATACAGATTGGAGAGATTTGGTCTTGAAGGATTGGGGGTTTCAACAACAGCATAACCTGAACTTATCGGGAGGAACAGAAAAAGTTAAATATTTCGTGTCAACTGGATATATAGATCAAGGTTCCAATTATACGGAGGATGTGCTGTCCTTTCAACGATATAACTTAAGAACGAATGTAAATGCCGATGTTACGGATAACTTAAACCTAACGGTTAATATGGGGGCACGTAGGCAAATTAATGAAGCTCCGGGATATTCCGCATTCGATGTTTTTAGGGAGTTAAGTAGGTCACTGCCTTCAGATTTGGCCTATTACCCTGATGGAACACCTGCAAGGCCTAGCACGACTCCCTTTCATGTAGTTGAGGGACTGAGAGATTTTAATGCAGGTTATTATAGAGCAAGAAATAATAATTTTGACGCTAAAATATCTTTGGAATGGGATGTCAAACAGCTTAAAGGCCTTAAGTTAAAGTCTTATGCCTCTTTAGTTTATAATAATCATTTCAACAAATCTTGGGGTAAGAGTTTTGACCTTTATACGTTAAATAGGCAAACAGGAAATTACGATGTATTTCGATCAACACCACCGGGCTCACCAAGTGAAACTATTCTAACCCAAAGCACAAATTATAGTAACCACTATGTTTTACAAGAGTCTGTCAATTATGAACGAACTTTTGGAGACCACAATGTGTCTGGGTTGCTATTAGCTGAAATACAAAAAATACAAGGCCAGGATTTTAATGCCAGCCGTCAAGATTTCCAGTCTACATTTATAGACCAACTTTTTGCAGGTTCTATAAAAAATCAACGGGCCAATGGAGGTGAGTGGCGTGAAAACCGTTTAGGCTTTGTCGGTAGGTTTAGTTATGATTATAAGTCTAAATATTTTTTAGAATCCACATACAGGTATGACGGGTCTTCAAGATTCGCACCTGGTAATGAATATGGTTTGTTCCCATCTATGTCATTAGGTTGGAGACTATCCGAAGAATCGTTTTTTGAGCCTTTAAAAAACACGATTTCAAATTTAAAATTAAGAGCATCCATAGGAACGGCTGGTAACGATGGAACTTCGGCATACCAATGGTTAAGTGGTTTCAATTACAATCTGTTTTTTGCTATAAATGATACGGCTATTCCAACAATAGACAATACCGCTTTGCCAAATAGGGACATTACATGGGAAACAAGTACAACATATGATGTTGGCTTGGATTTAGATTTATTTGATAACGATCTTAAGTTTTCATTCGATTATTTTTTCAGAAAAAAAGAAGACGTTATTGCCGGGGCCAATGCAAGTGTGCCCAGTACCTTAGGGGTAGGTTTAGCAGCCCAAAATTTCCATGAATACTCAAATGAAGGGTTTGAGTTTTCAATCGATTATAATAAGCAACTAAATGATAACCTAAAGATTAGTGCCTTGTTAAACTTCTCAAAATCCAGGGAAAAAGCAGTGTTTATTGATGAAACACTTCATGAGGATCCTTTTATGAGGGCAAATTTAACCCAGACAGGGGGCTATACAGGTCTGCGTAGAGGCTATATTTCTGATGGCCTTTTTCAAAGTCAGGAAGAAATAGACCAATGGGCAGTACAGGACAATAATGGAAATACTAGTTTACAGCCTGGGGATGTAAAGTATGTTGACTTAAATGGTGATAATATAATTGATGTAAAAGATCAAAAAGTATTTGGTCAGGGCAGTAAGCCTGCCATGAACTATTCCCTGAATTTAGGAGCAGAATATAAGAATTTTGCTTTATCGGTTTTATTAACAGGTGCAGCAGGGTATGACATTTATTTAGATGGTGAGGCCCAGAGCCCATTGCGTAATGGTTTTAATGGGTATGATTATCAATCAGATTACTGGACACCAACCAATACAGATGCGGCTTTTCCTAGAATAACAGATGGAGGGTTTAATGACAACAACTACAGGCACTCTGATTTTTGGTTAAGAAATGGTAAACATATTCGATTTAAAAATATTAATCTAAGTTATACGCTTCCAAAACGTAAAGAGAATGCAACGTTTGATGAAATAAAACTGTTCTGTACAGGGCATAATTTATTTGTCATCAAAGATTTTGATGAAGATTTTGATCCTCAAATGGGTCCAGGTAACGGTTTTTATTATCCGCAAACTAAATCTATAACTTTTGGTATCAATGTATCACTCTAA
- a CDS encoding PKD domain-containing protein, whose protein sequence is MKTIKFLSRFLMLGVVLISTACGDDDNLVAKVPTSEDAVFSFTLDEENPNKVLFTATPGMETWYTHWDFGDNSSAEGLEASKVYLKKGDYDVRLKIFTNGGTAESVQTVVINEDYEGPNILQNGEFNGMDSWEVLPISDGVEVSFDNNEAHWTGGGWGHVGIYQSVDVLANNLYQISMDIKGGPLSDSWFEVYVGKVIPKSGTDYNDGGIRLGLNTWIGCGGEPFEGDFAEISCVGTGTFEFSTAGTVYLVIRGGGANYGANGVTIDNVAIRSLE, encoded by the coding sequence ATGAAGACAATAAAATTTTTAAGCAGATTTTTAATGCTAGGAGTTGTTTTAATTTCTACTGCTTGTGGTGATGATGATAACCTTGTAGCTAAGGTTCCTACAAGCGAAGATGCAGTATTCTCATTTACACTTGATGAAGAAAATCCAAATAAAGTATTATTTACAGCCACTCCTGGAATGGAAACTTGGTATACCCATTGGGATTTTGGTGATAACTCTTCAGCGGAAGGATTAGAAGCAAGTAAAGTTTATTTGAAAAAAGGGGATTACGATGTTAGACTTAAGATTTTTACTAACGGAGGTACGGCAGAGTCAGTACAAACCGTAGTTATTAATGAGGATTACGAGGGACCTAATATATTACAGAATGGAGAGTTTAATGGGATGGATTCTTGGGAAGTTTTACCAATTTCTGATGGTGTAGAAGTATCCTTTGACAATAATGAAGCACATTGGACCGGTGGAGGTTGGGGACATGTAGGTATTTATCAATCCGTTGATGTGTTGGCCAATAACTTGTATCAAATTTCGATGGATATAAAAGGAGGCCCTTTATCAGATTCTTGGTTCGAAGTTTATGTTGGAAAGGTAATTCCAAAATCAGGTACAGACTATAACGATGGTGGTATAAGATTAGGCTTAAATACCTGGATAGGCTGTGGAGGAGAACCTTTTGAAGGCGACTTTGCAGAAATTAGTTGTGTAGGTACAGGTACATTTGAGTTTTCCACAGCTGGAACTGTATACCTAGTGATTAGAGGAGGCGGTGCGAATTATGGAGCCAATGGTGTTACAATTGATAATGTAGCTATTCGTTCACTTGAATGA
- a CDS encoding T9SS type A sorting domain-containing protein has protein sequence MKTIKPLNRFSSQSVIMKRILNLVLTVLLLSCVYGQDIPLADFEQSTYQWLPTGELWTSTGTCFGTGPAQGTLTNQQTVTGYLGEGLVNTYLGGDNSIGTLTSPNFTITRKYIRFLIGGGNWRPQTSINLMVNGEVVRTTVGMGDRETLGWLQWNVSDFLNKTAKIQIVDSTTGSWGHLNVDQIIATDASLSSVIVTDKNYLLLPVKTGVTKQLVELVQEGLVVREMKVELSSTPDFWAFMDLTPFKGQELVVRLNSKLASSTELQNFFVQSDSITTATPIYQETLRPIYHYTPKRGFLSDPNNLVYKDGEYHMSYQHNPYGCAWDNMHHGHAVSTDLVHWKELPEALYPTYWGTAWNGSSVVDWNDTAGFGSEAIVTLYTSVGGWTDNSRMSLPNRFAQSLAYSTDNGRTFEYYEGNPVIPNFYNSEHDPVVFWYEPENVWVMTLFVGDSGGYHIFNSTDLKNWVFTSSVNIPGTTEVSDLFPLALDGDTTNVKWVFSAGYRQYIVGTFDGKTFTQEYGPFWFASQQWDLSAALTFNNTPDGRRIMLSNGRTEYPGMPFNRYMNLPNVLTLKTNSAGEPRVYVNPVEEVSKLRTDTLTWNSQTLNTGVNLMNGFYGEGVEMEIVFKPQSTSVIEFKVGEFSITYDKRFNKLGVGGDTDGKVFRNLSPIDGKVHIRAFYDRGSWELFANGGEFYMPFVITPKAGNWPLSLTTANGSIEIDSLSLHHLGSIWDTATDDTLATSPKSLEDFGLKTSPFYPNPCNDKLYFSNDNLATSLELFDLNGRPILNHKLGNGKNEINVGFIKQGIYLARVISNKSVHSFKIVKQ, from the coding sequence ATGAAGACAATAAAACCTTTAAATAGATTTTCTAGCCAATCAGTGATAATGAAAAGAATACTGAATCTGGTTTTAACGGTGCTGCTTCTGTCTTGCGTATACGGACAGGACATCCCGCTCGCGGACTTTGAACAAAGTACCTATCAATGGCTGCCAACAGGCGAGTTATGGACGTCGACTGGAACTTGCTTCGGAACAGGTCCGGCGCAAGGGACTTTAACCAATCAGCAAACTGTGACTGGATATCTGGGGGAAGGTCTGGTCAATACGTATCTAGGTGGCGATAACTCCATTGGCACACTTACGTCTCCCAATTTTACCATCACACGCAAATACATCCGGTTCCTCATCGGCGGCGGCAATTGGCGTCCCCAAACGTCCATCAACCTGATGGTCAATGGAGAGGTGGTACGGACTACTGTCGGCATGGGTGACCGCGAAACCCTGGGTTGGCTCCAATGGAACGTTAGTGACTTTTTGAACAAGACTGCAAAGATTCAAATTGTCGATTCCACGACCGGCAGTTGGGGACACCTAAACGTAGACCAGATCATTGCAACCGATGCATCTTTGTCGAGCGTCATTGTGACTGATAAAAATTACCTGCTACTGCCTGTTAAGACAGGAGTAACCAAACAGTTGGTCGAACTTGTGCAGGAAGGGCTGGTCGTCCGGGAGATGAAAGTAGAACTGAGTTCGACTCCGGATTTCTGGGCATTCATGGATCTCACGCCATTTAAGGGACAGGAGTTGGTTGTGCGACTGAATTCGAAACTGGCGAGTTCGACGGAATTGCAAAACTTTTTTGTCCAAAGTGATTCAATCACCACTGCGACACCCATTTATCAGGAAACACTCCGACCTATTTATCATTACACGCCCAAACGCGGCTTTCTGTCCGATCCAAACAACCTTGTCTATAAGGATGGTGAATATCACATGAGTTACCAGCACAATCCCTATGGTTGTGCGTGGGACAACATGCACCACGGGCATGCCGTTAGCACAGATCTCGTGCATTGGAAAGAATTGCCAGAAGCGCTTTATCCAACGTATTGGGGTACAGCCTGGAATGGTTCTTCTGTGGTCGATTGGAACGACACGGCCGGCTTCGGATCCGAAGCCATCGTTACCCTTTATACGTCAGTCGGAGGCTGGACCGACAATTCACGCATGTCCTTGCCCAATCGTTTTGCCCAATCACTAGCATATAGTACCGACAACGGACGTACATTCGAATATTATGAAGGGAACCCGGTCATACCGAATTTCTATAACTCTGAGCATGACCCAGTTGTGTTTTGGTATGAGCCAGAAAACGTATGGGTGATGACACTTTTTGTGGGTGACAGTGGCGGCTACCACATTTTTAACTCCACCGATCTGAAGAATTGGGTTTTCACCTCGTCAGTCAATATTCCCGGGACAACTGAAGTGTCCGATCTGTTCCCGTTGGCCCTGGATGGTGACACAACCAATGTAAAATGGGTTTTCTCAGCAGGCTACCGTCAATATATTGTCGGAACTTTCGATGGAAAGACATTCACCCAGGAATACGGCCCATTTTGGTTTGCAAGTCAGCAGTGGGACCTCTCGGCCGCGCTGACATTCAATAATACTCCGGATGGCCGAAGGATCATGTTGAGCAATGGTAGAACAGAGTATCCGGGTATGCCTTTCAACCGGTACATGAACCTTCCAAACGTACTAACGCTAAAAACGAATAGCGCAGGAGAGCCGAGGGTGTATGTCAATCCGGTTGAGGAGGTCTCAAAACTGAGGACCGATACATTGACATGGAACAGCCAGACGCTCAACACGGGTGTCAACCTTATGAATGGCTTTTATGGCGAAGGCGTTGAAATGGAGATTGTATTCAAACCGCAATCCACGTCGGTAATAGAATTCAAGGTTGGCGAGTTTTCGATCACGTACGATAAAAGATTCAATAAACTCGGCGTCGGCGGAGACACCGACGGCAAAGTGTTCCGGAACCTGAGTCCCATCGACGGTAAGGTGCATATCCGAGCCTTCTATGATCGCGGCAGTTGGGAGCTGTTCGCTAATGGGGGAGAATTCTATATGCCTTTCGTCATCACCCCGAAGGCGGGAAACTGGCCGTTGAGTTTAACTACGGCGAACGGCAGTATTGAAATTGACTCGCTGAGCTTGCATCACCTTGGATCGATTTGGGATACCGCAACCGATGACACCTTGGCTACAAGTCCAAAATCCCTAGAGGATTTTGGATTAAAGACGTCCCCATTCTATCCAAACCCTTGCAACGACAAGCTCTATTTCAGTAATGATAATTTAGCTACTTCATTAGAACTTTTTGATTTAAACGGGAGACCAATATTAAATCATAAACTGGGAAATGGCAAAAATGAAATCAATGTTGGTTTTATTAAACAAGGGATTTATTTGGCTAGGGTTATCTCGAACAAATCGGTACACAGTTTCAAAATTGTCAAGCAATAA